The following are from one region of the Sardina pilchardus chromosome 4, fSarPil1.1, whole genome shotgun sequence genome:
- the LOC134077892 gene encoding UDP-glucuronosyltransferase 1A1-like: protein MAAAQTSIRAFFGLLIALFCVGSAQGGKLLVIPADGSHWTGMKPLVEELGRRGNQVVVVIPEASLSMGPSEHTTTLTYPVPFTKEKMKDTVGQNLDKFMSMDISTSVAKLQHYWKSLAMLSNYTVMTCEIMLYNKELMRTLQDYDFDALLTDGFSPAGMITGAYLDIPSIYMHGFYPCPLEIVSTRCPSPVSYLPRRFTHYSNRMNLWERTVNLLRSWLEPAACSRFYHHADKVASDFLQRETSIVELASNAALWLLDYGFTFEFPMPLMPNMIMVGGMKAGKSNPLPQVCLLFLVHFD, encoded by the coding sequence ATGGCTGCTGCACAGACATCCATCAGGGCTTTCTTCGGGCTGCTGATAGCTCTCTTCTGCGTGGGTTCTGCTCAGGGTGGGAAACTGTTAGTGATACCAGCAGATGGCAGCCACTGGACTGGCATGAAGCCCCTGGTGGAGGAACTGGGGAGGAGAGGCAACCAGGTGGTGGTCGTGATCCCAGAGGCCAGTCTTAGCATGGGCCCCTCAGagcacaccaccaccctcacctaTCCCGTACCATTTACCAAGGAGAAAATGAAGGACACTGTTGGACAAAACCTGGATAAATTCATGAGCATGGACATCTCAACCTctgtggcaaagttacagcattACTGGAAGTCCCTGGCCATGCTGAGTAATTACACCGTGATGACTTGTGAAATCATGCTGTACAACAAGGAGCTGATGCGGACTTTGCAGGATTATGACTTTGATGCTCTCCTCACAGACGGGTTTTCACCTGCAGGAATGATCACTGGAGCTTATCTGGACATTCCCTCCATCTACATGCATGGTTTTTACCCTTGTCCCCTTGAAATTGTCTCCACACGGTGTCCTAGTCCTGTTTCATACTTGCCACGCCGTTTCACACACTATAGCAATCGCATGAATTTGTGGGAGAGGACTGTTAACCTGCTGAGGTCCTGGCTGGAGCCTGCAGCCTGCAGTCGTTTTTACCATCATGCAGATAAGGTGGCCTCAGACttcctgcagagagagacatccattGTGGAGCTGGCCAGCAATGCAGCGCTGTGGCTCTTGGATTATGGCTTCACCTTTGAGTTCCCCATGCCTCTGATGCCCAACATGATCATGGTTGGGGGGATGAAAGCTGGAAAGTCTAACCCTCTGCCACAGGTGTGTTTGCTGTTTTTAGTTCATTTTGATTAG